Within Lolium rigidum isolate FL_2022 chromosome 5, APGP_CSIRO_Lrig_0.1, whole genome shotgun sequence, the genomic segment tgcttgacgcacTGTCCTATCTGGAATTTCATGGCCTAGAAATTTGCGAAGGCGTGATGAATGCTGACGCgggattgtcgaagttgttcccctacttcttcccgaagaaagaggagcctaagactttccttacccttgccaaggacttcaatccaccagaggatcttggactgaagatgcgtcaggagaacatgaaggttgctgttgagaACACTGTTtccttggtcgctgacagtcaacaaactgttgactggatgaaggtaggcgacaccgagcagatagaacaatcaaaatggaggtcgttgatcaaggcagccaagcccaacacgaagaaaatcctggcctatctcgggatcaagccatcttcaactcctagctcatcaaggccggaggtctagttgaatgcctttgctttttctttcctttgctttctctatttctttgctgttgtcgccattttagccttggcaacaattaccctgttagttcctttggagaacttcttttgtaatgtccgtgtaaactttctagaaatcaatgaaattccccttggtactatcattgatcctgggactttattttccagttaatatttgataattattcgaccaacccttgctctgccgatgcttcacctgcgtcttccttctcgaagaaaatactagtcgatgataattccctcgaaggttcttcaagcaaataTATAGTCACATAGAGATAGGGAGTGTAATATATAGTCACATAGAGATAGGGAGTGTGTGCGTTCATGGGGTGAGCATGTATAGGTCGTGACTCGTGAGCATCTGTGTTTGTACGTGTTTTAAAAAAATAGTCTGCCACCACAAAATCGTTACCTGTTCGTCGGTAGATGACTATCGGACGGCTAACAGAAGGACTGTTCTACTGGGGACCTCACAGATCGAGATCAACCATCGATGCCGGCCGCCGCACGCTGTGGCCGCCCCTTAATAAGCGCACGCAGAAACAGCCGCACCCGCGTAAGCTTAGCAGCCTAGCAGGCTTCCATTACTCTCACCTGCCGATCGCACTATCAATCGCTCTCTCGCGACCATCACCCGCGTCACATTCCATCCTACCTAGTACGTAGGCCGGCTTCGCCAGAGCCAGCCCGATGACGATAGCGCCGCCAACGTTGCTCGCGTTTGTCGTCCTGGCCGGCgcgctggccggcggcggcggcgtcgtggaTGCGGCGCTGCTGAAGGCGCACTTCTACAGGCACAGCTGCCCAGCGGCGGAGGCAGTTGTGCGGGACATCGTGCAGGCCCGCGTGGCCGAGGACCCCGCCGCGCTCCCCGCTAGGCTGCTCCGCCTCttcttccacgactgcttcgtgAGGGGCTGCGACGCGTCGCTGCTGATCGACTCCACGTCCACCGCGGGCAGCGGCACGGCGGAGAAGGACGCCGCGCCAAACAGGTCACTGGGCGGCTTCGACGTCGTGGACACCGCCAAGGCCGTGCTGGAGGCCGTCTGCCCCGGCGTcgtctcctgcgccgacatcGTCGCGCTCGCCGCCAGGGACGCCGTCTCTGTCCAGGTCGGTCGGTGGCTCGGTGCAGGGCATGTGTCTTCATCATCACTCAGTCAGTGACTCAGTGCTCGCATGCAGTCATGGCTAATCTGAAGATTGACGCGTGTTCGTACGTGCATAATGCAGTTCGGTCGTGACCTGTGGGACGTGCAGCTGGGGCGgcgcgacggcgtggtgtcgcgcGCGTCGGAGGCGCTGGCGAACATCCCCTCGCCGTCGGACAACTTCACCGCGCTGGAGGCCAGCTTCGCCAGCAAGGGCCTCGACGTCAAGGACCTCGTCATCCTCTCAGGTATAGTGATCAAGTCAACATCGTGAATAACAAATACACGCCGTAGTACACGCCTACATGTACGTATTTACGTACGGCGGTCTTTTCGGTCGGAAAGAAAACAAAATACACGCACGTCCGCACTGAATCTCCCGGCCGATCGAAGCTGCCCATGCACGCTGTGACACATTTTTTTGTGAATTGACTGTCATACTGACTGAGATGTACTGATATTTCAGAAAATTCCTACCGTCCTAAGCATGTTTTGGAAAATATATAATGGTTTAGTtatatctcagtcaactgagattttcttaaatcTAAGTTACTTACAAAAAAGTGCTTGAgttgcagttgcacttttctgccacAAATGTGCAACCGGACCAAGTTGCACTTTTTCTTTAAACTTAGACACAGACACACCCAATATATAATCCGTTTTGCTAAATCTGAGATTCAGTCACCCTAGAAAAGTGCTTTTACTTTTCCGAAACGAGTTGCGTTTTTTCTGAAAAGTGACTCTATGACAGAAGAGTCTAAACTACGGTTGCATTGTTCTCtccgagacttaagaaaatctgtcATCTGAAATTTAGACAATGCATACATAACAGAAATACCTTTGTACTCCCAAGTATTGGTCGCTACGACTAACTAAATAAACTAAACATAAGCTAATCTTGGCATAGAAATAAAATTTACATGGATTTACCTCGGACCGCAATATCGTCCTCTTCAATGAGTGTGGCATTTTGTAGaccattttaaagtttcaaaaaaattctgaaaaatccTTTGTATAGGTACTCCGAAAACTGCGAAATCTCAACTCGACGTACCTCATATTCTAGGCagtgcaaaaataacaaaaattgACATCTTGAGTAATGAAAGGTGCAAACTTTAAAACCTTAAAAAATCGACAGATTTGGCCATTTTGTGTGGCCCAAAATGTAAAGGTGTTTTGAGCTGAAATTTTGCATGTTGGAAAACGTTTAGATTTTCCTTTTTCCGGATTTTTTGAAACCTAAAAGTCTCATTTTCAAAACTTTCGAACTAGCAGCATAAGAGGAAATCAATATGGTACATCAGCAAGCGGCATGTTTAATTAGTTACGCTCACGGGTCACGAGATACGTGGCAAGTGGCCACAGTGTGCAGATGCATATGGATCGACGGGCGGCATGGATGTGTCGGTTTGGCGGCACGCGTGGTGAGGAGAGCATGCAGGCCGCGATAGACGCTGCATGCACATGCACCCGTGTTGCCGAGCGCGTTCGTAGTAGGCCGGAGCCAAGCGTGTAGCTAGCCAGCGATAGAAAGGGACGGAGCAACCACCATCCAAGCATGCCTGCGTCCGTGCATCGACCTAGCCGAGCACTCGAGCCGGCCCTTCATGGCCGCTCGTTGCTGATAAGCTACCTACACGGCTACACCCCTAGTCCCGGTGGCTAAGGTATCTCAAGGTTAAAACCAGGCCAACGCATTACTATAGAATTAGTTGCG encodes:
- the LOC124651260 gene encoding peroxidase 3-like; the protein is MTIAPPTLLAFVVLAGALAGGGGVVDAALLKAHFYRHSCPAAEAVVRDIVQARVAEDPAALPARLLRLFFHDCFVRGCDASLLIDSTSTAGSGTAEKDAAPNRSLGGFDVVDTAKAVLEAVCPGVVSCADIVALAARDAVSVQFGRDLWDVQLGRRDGVVSRASEALANIPSPSDNFTALEASFASKGLDVKDLVILSGAHTIGVGHCNLFSSRLFSSTPTGAVTPATDPTLNAAYAVQLRGACRSPSNNATVVPMDPSSPARFDSHYYVNLKLGRGLFRSDAALLTDRRAVGMIHGLTKEGHFLKEFKNAVRKMGRVGVLTGDQGEIRRNCRVINS